The following are encoded together in the Methanobrevibacter ruminantium genome:
- a CDS encoding secondary thiamine-phosphate synthase enzyme YjbQ, with protein MVIISKSLKISSSSNFQIMDITRDVVAVLNEINKENKMDNGIVNIFTKHSTSAIRVNENEKGLLLDFEEALKDIVKETDNYKHDFIDNNAASHIRAFLLGSSETIPIVDGRLDLGTWQSIFFVELEGPRSNRTVELTFIGE; from the coding sequence ATGGTTATAATAAGCAAATCATTAAAGATTAGTTCAAGTTCTAATTTTCAGATAATGGATATTACAAGAGATGTTGTAGCGGTTTTGAATGAGATTAATAAGGAAAATAAAATGGATAATGGTATCGTAAACATATTTACAAAGCATTCTACAAGTGCCATTCGTGTAAATGAAAATGAAAAGGGACTTTTATTGGATTTTGAGGAAGCATTAAAAGACATTGTCAAGGAAACGGACAATTATAAACATGATTTCATTGACAATAATGCAGCTTCACATATAAGAGCATTTCTCTTAGGCTCATCTGAAACCATTCCAATAGTGGATGGTAGATTGGACCTTGGAACTTGGCAATCAATATTCTTCGTTGAATTGGAGGGTCCTAGATCAAATAGGACAGTTGAGTTAACTTTTATAGGTGAATGA